The Daucus carota subsp. sativus chromosome 2, DH1 v3.0, whole genome shotgun sequence genome includes a window with the following:
- the LOC108207370 gene encoding protein MAIN-LIKE 1-like yields the protein MQNDVSLITALVERWRPETNTFHFTFGEMTVTLEDVYMLMGLPVVGEPIRSDDDIPHRSTWLRRWHDPELTEEQRKSALDRGGVKLKFLRAQYGTCPSSTDRDMMVIYTRAYVLYLCGAILLPTKSNNVVHPRLILFLEDPSKIYGYAWGAAVLSYLYRNLKEASRKDVRSISGCTTVLMLWSRERLRPGQPLIAENTRMIWPRALAWAVAPVSSGRSKFYNVHHNIDAYRGMFDNFYLDWVRWRPYARFYRRPDAHFERALIAGIARVPLYKLLQTGTSIDKFIEERIH from the coding sequence ATGCAGAATGATGTTAGCTTGATCACAGCTTTAGTGGAGCGTTGGAGACCCGAGACCAACACTTTTCACTTCACTTTCGGGGAGATGACTGTGACCCTTGAAGATGTATATATGTTGATGGGTCTACCAGTGGTTGGAGAGCCAATTAGATCCGATGATGATATTCCACATAGGAGTACATGGCTTCGAAGATGGCACGATCCAGAACTTACAGAGGAGCAAAGGAAATCTGCCTTGGACCGTGGTGGTGTGAAGTTGAAATTTTTGAGAGCGCAGTATGGTACTTGCCCTTCGAGTACAGATCGGGATATGATGGTGATATACACTCGGGCATATGTTCTCTACTTGTGTGGGGCAATACTGCTTCCTaccaagtccaacaatgtcgtCCACCCTCGACTGATCCTATTTCTAGAGGATCCGAGCAAAATTTATGGATATGCTTGGGGGGCTGCAGTTCTTTCATATCTATATAGGAATTTGAAAGAGGCTAGTAGAAAGGATGTCAGGTCTATATCCGGTTGTACAACAGTTTTGATGCTATGGTCTCGTGAGAGGTTGCGCCCGggacaacctttgatagcagaAAATACGAGGATGATATGGCCTAGGGCATTAGCATGGGCTGTTGCTCCAGTCTCTTCAGGGAGGTCAAAGTTCTACAACGTTCATCACAACATCGATGCATACAGAGGTATGTTCGATAATTTCTATTTGGATTGGGTGCGTTGGAGGCCATATGCACGTTTCTATCGGAGGCCTGATGCGCATTTCGAGAGAGCTCTAATTGCTGGCATTGCCCGTGTACCACTCTATAAACTCCTTCAAACCGGTACTAGCATTGACAAATTCATCGAAGAAAGAATTCATTGA